The Arthrobacter russicus genome has a segment encoding these proteins:
- the sepH gene encoding septation protein SepH: MQDLRLVGVHDDGEHLLLSGAGGEIYRLRIDEALRVASSRTPPRPAAPMSQDSAPGRLSPKDIQQRIRGGASAEEVAEAAGVPLAHVQRYEGPVLAEREHIALQARRVEVSDAIPSHDGYRSAFGDDPASLDEMVSHRLIAMGIDANTLVWDAWRRPDGQWAVTADFDSSQAKLTGVGESAPAQWIYSVSRKTIQNTNRWAQLLSEMEPLDAPLPSRRLAAVADRPFDFETDRPEAEEATAEPGAEASGSAAPDTEPTDAEPAADSSDGLLDLLRSRRGQRLGIDEDDDDALALLLTDGVPAAQPREERGSPEQPAEADESASEQPAFFPALSLAPALSPDPVERPAQSEDFAGTVRPDPLDLSEGISTQTREIRISAAPPIRPATPNRAPASGHNVPAEPQEKPGKDSKEDAAETPAANDRRPTVKPKRSSVPSWDEIVFGTKGD, from the coding sequence ATGCAGGATCTTAGATTGGTAGGCGTTCACGACGATGGCGAACACCTGCTGCTCAGTGGCGCCGGCGGTGAAATCTACCGGTTGCGGATCGACGAAGCACTCCGTGTGGCGTCTTCGCGCACCCCACCGCGGCCGGCGGCGCCGATGAGCCAGGATTCGGCTCCGGGACGGTTGTCGCCCAAAGACATCCAGCAGCGGATCCGTGGCGGCGCCAGCGCCGAAGAAGTCGCCGAGGCGGCCGGTGTCCCCTTGGCGCACGTGCAGCGCTATGAGGGCCCGGTACTGGCCGAACGCGAACACATCGCGTTGCAGGCCCGCCGCGTCGAGGTCTCCGATGCCATTCCGAGCCACGACGGCTATCGCTCCGCCTTCGGCGACGACCCGGCCAGCCTCGATGAAATGGTCTCGCACCGGTTGATCGCGATGGGCATCGACGCCAACACCCTGGTCTGGGACGCCTGGCGCCGGCCGGACGGCCAATGGGCAGTTACTGCGGACTTCGACAGCAGCCAGGCGAAGCTGACCGGCGTCGGCGAATCCGCGCCGGCGCAATGGATTTACAGCGTTTCCCGGAAAACCATCCAGAACACCAACCGCTGGGCGCAGTTGCTCAGCGAAATGGAGCCCTTGGACGCTCCGCTGCCCTCCCGGCGTCTGGCCGCGGTAGCGGACCGTCCTTTCGATTTCGAAACCGATCGCCCGGAAGCCGAGGAGGCCACCGCCGAACCCGGCGCGGAAGCATCCGGCTCGGCGGCGCCCGACACCGAGCCCACCGACGCTGAGCCCGCGGCCGACAGCTCGGACGGTCTGCTGGACCTTTTGCGCTCGCGTCGCGGCCAGCGTTTGGGCATCGACGAGGACGACGACGACGCTTTGGCCCTGCTGCTCACCGACGGCGTGCCGGCCGCGCAACCGCGGGAGGAAAGGGGTTCCCCGGAGCAGCCTGCGGAAGCTGACGAATCGGCATCGGAACAACCCGCTTTCTTCCCGGCGCTCAGCCTGGCGCCCGCGCTCAGCCCGGATCCGGTCGAACGGCCGGCACAGAGTGAAGATTTCGCCGGCACCGTGCGGCCGGATCCACTGGATCTGTCCGAGGGCATCAGCACCCAGACTCGGGAAATCCGGATCTCGGCGGCTCCGCCGATCCGGCCGGCCACGCCCAACCGGGCGCCGGCTTCGGGCCACAATGTACCCGCTGAGCCCCAGGAAAAACCTGGCAAAGACAGCAAGGAAGACGCGGCAGAAACCCCGGCAGCCAACGACCGGCGGCCAACCGTCAAACCGAAACGGTCGAGTGTGCCGAGCTGGGACGAAATCGTCTTCGGCACCAAAGGCGACTGA
- a CDS encoding DUF4193 domain-containing protein translates to MATDYDAPRKTDDELSEDSIEELKSRRTDKQSAVVDEDEAEAADSYELPGADLSGEELLVRVLPAQADEFTCSSCFLVRHRSQIAREKNGLLYCKDCEG, encoded by the coding sequence ATGGCGACTGATTACGATGCGCCGCGGAAGACCGACGACGAACTCAGTGAGGATTCAATTGAAGAATTGAAGTCCCGCCGCACCGACAAACAGTCTGCGGTTGTCGATGAGGACGAGGCGGAAGCGGCTGATAGTTATGAGCTCCCCGGAGCGGACTTGTCCGGCGAGGAGCTTTTGGTACGGGTACTGCCCGCCCAGGCGGACGAATTCACCTGTTCGTCCTGTTTCCTGGTCCGACACCGTTCGCAGATTGCGCGGGAGAAGAACGGCTTGCTGTACTGCAAGGATTGTGAGGGCTGA
- a CDS encoding DUF3093 domain-containing protein produces MPQNAPGDHGNADVVYSEKLWPALWIWVVAAGIAVAGILILAPISIVAGYTAAVVIFALEALFLLMSTPRIEVDGQTLTVGRATIDRAFIGKVEGFNRDDAVAQRGTQLNGLAYLCIRGWIGPVVRIEVTDESDPTPYWLTSTRRPEQLVAALTTSRIG; encoded by the coding sequence ATGCCGCAGAATGCACCTGGAGACCATGGCAATGCCGACGTCGTCTATTCCGAAAAACTTTGGCCCGCACTTTGGATCTGGGTCGTGGCGGCGGGAATCGCCGTCGCCGGCATCTTGATCCTGGCTCCGATCAGCATCGTGGCCGGTTACACCGCGGCCGTAGTGATCTTCGCACTGGAGGCTCTGTTCCTGCTGATGAGCACCCCGCGGATCGAGGTGGACGGGCAGACGCTGACCGTCGGCAGGGCCACGATCGACCGTGCTTTCATCGGCAAAGTCGAAGGCTTCAACCGCGATGATGCGGTCGCCCAACGGGGCACCCAGCTCAACGGACTGGCCTATTTGTGCATCCGGGGCTGGATCGGTCCGGTGGTCCGGATCGAAGTCACGGACGAATCCGATCCGACGCCTTACTGGTTAACCTCGACGAGGCGGCCAGAGCAGCTCGTCGCCGCCTTGACCACCTCGCGTATCGGTTAG
- the dut gene encoding dUTP diphosphatase, producing the protein MPETTEPTLSVQLKMLDPEIEAPSYAHPGDAGADLRARVDVLIAPGERVLVPTGVSIALPEGFVALIHPRSGLATKHGLTIVNAPGTVDAGYRGEIAVTLLNTDARQSINLARGDRIAQMVIQRVEYARFVPVAELPDSVRGAGGFGSTGGFTTTPTQD; encoded by the coding sequence GTGCCAGAGACAACCGAGCCGACGCTTTCGGTGCAGCTCAAAATGCTCGATCCGGAGATCGAAGCGCCCAGTTATGCGCATCCGGGCGATGCCGGCGCGGACTTGCGGGCCAGGGTCGATGTGCTGATCGCGCCGGGCGAGCGGGTTCTGGTGCCGACCGGGGTTTCGATTGCGCTGCCCGAGGGATTCGTGGCCCTGATCCACCCGCGTTCCGGACTCGCCACCAAACACGGCCTGACCATCGTCAACGCTCCGGGTACGGTCGATGCCGGGTACCGCGGCGAGATCGCGGTGACCTTGCTGAACACCGATGCGCGGCAGTCGATCAATCTCGCACGCGGCGATAGAATTGCCCAAATGGTGATCCAACGCGTCGAGTACGCCAGGTTTGTTCCGGTTGCGGAGCTCCCGGACTCGGTTCGCGGGGCCGGTGGATTTGGTTCGACCGGCGGCTTCACAACGACCCCTACCCAGGATTAG
- a CDS encoding DUF3710 domain-containing protein, with the protein MAFGRKRSKAGNDEAVPAAAEAPEESADSTESADPGAAGASAANPLDSAYEREVHGPFDVDEIESQDGYVDLGALLITPHENLQLRLEVEEASQRVIAVTLDLNGSSLQLQAFAAPRSEGLWADIREQIGMSVASQGGSIEELDGTFGAEILAKLPAEASDGSRGFRVARFIGVDGPRWFLRGVIGGQAALEPEAATELEALFRAAVVVRGETPMPPRDLLPLSLPKDAVADAEGNVPAEEPAAGKPKFGPVERGPEITQIG; encoded by the coding sequence ATGGCATTCGGGCGCAAACGATCCAAAGCGGGCAACGACGAAGCGGTGCCGGCCGCAGCAGAGGCTCCGGAAGAATCGGCGGACTCGACCGAATCGGCTGACCCCGGGGCGGCCGGTGCCAGCGCGGCGAACCCGCTGGACTCGGCGTACGAGCGCGAGGTGCACGGGCCATTCGACGTCGACGAGATCGAGAGCCAGGACGGCTACGTCGACCTCGGCGCGCTGTTGATCACGCCGCACGAAAATCTCCAGCTGCGCCTCGAAGTGGAGGAGGCGAGCCAACGGGTCATCGCGGTGACCCTGGATTTGAACGGGTCGAGCCTGCAGCTCCAGGCCTTCGCAGCTCCGCGTTCCGAAGGACTCTGGGCCGATATCCGGGAACAGATCGGCATGTCGGTCGCCTCCCAAGGCGGCAGCATCGAAGAGCTCGACGGCACCTTCGGCGCCGAGATCCTGGCCAAGCTGCCGGCCGAAGCCTCCGACGGCAGCCGCGGCTTCCGGGTGGCCCGGTTCATCGGCGTCGATGGCCCGCGTTGGTTCCTGCGCGGCGTGATCGGCGGCCAAGCCGCCTTGGAGCCGGAAGCAGCCACCGAGCTCGAAGCCTTGTTCCGCGCCGCGGTGGTGGTCCGCGGCGAGACTCCGATGCCGCCCCGCGACCTGCTTCCGTTGTCACTGCCCAAGGATGCGGTGGCCGATGCCGAAGGCAATGTGCCGGCCGAAGAGCCGGCCGCGGGCAAACCGAAGTTCGGGCCGGTGGAACGCGGTCCGGAGATCACCCAGATTGGGTAA
- a CDS encoding DUF3159 domain-containing protein produces MSEDTPKPESEPVPPSFAQMAESYAAKSGLKRNEHGHIDIMSAVGGWRGLAETLLPGLVFLFSFIIGQNLTVSLVAAIAVGAGFTVLRLIQRSTVVQAFSGLVGIAICAFFSGSTGSALDYYVPGFITNVVSIVVVLASILAGWPITGLLFGFIRGENLEWRANPLRRRAYVLAAWIVLSLFVLRLAVQVPLYFAENLAALGTTRLAMGVPLYALALWLAWMVSRPVPTSSASDPDAPDPSGDGRPAVP; encoded by the coding sequence GTGAGCGAAGATACCCCGAAACCGGAGTCCGAGCCGGTACCGCCGAGCTTCGCGCAGATGGCGGAGAGCTATGCGGCGAAATCCGGGCTGAAACGCAATGAGCACGGGCACATCGACATCATGTCGGCGGTCGGCGGATGGCGTGGCTTGGCCGAGACCCTGCTGCCCGGATTGGTCTTCCTGTTCAGCTTCATCATCGGGCAGAACCTCACGGTGTCGCTGGTCGCGGCAATCGCGGTGGGCGCCGGGTTCACGGTGCTCCGGCTGATCCAGCGCAGTACCGTGGTCCAGGCCTTTTCCGGGCTCGTAGGCATCGCCATCTGCGCATTCTTCTCCGGGAGCACCGGAAGCGCCCTGGACTATTACGTGCCCGGTTTCATCACGAATGTGGTCAGCATCGTGGTGGTACTGGCATCGATCCTGGCCGGTTGGCCGATCACTGGATTGCTGTTCGGCTTCATTCGGGGGGAAAACCTCGAATGGCGGGCGAATCCGCTGCGCCGGCGGGCCTATGTGCTGGCGGCATGGATCGTGTTGTCCTTGTTCGTGCTCCGGCTTGCAGTTCAGGTGCCGCTGTATTTCGCCGAGAACCTCGCCGCACTGGGCACCACCCGATTGGCCATGGGCGTGCCGCTGTACGCGCTGGCACTCTGGCTGGCCTGGATGGTTTCCCGGCCGGTGCCGACTAGCTCGGCGTCGGATCCGGATGCTCCGGATCCGAGCGGCGACGGGCGCCCAGCAGTTCCCTGA
- a CDS encoding potassium channel family protein: protein MKVVIAGAGSVGSSIARELLAHGHEILLIDPKPEVIGRSGLRGARWLVGDACEISTLREAKLDEADVVVSATGDDKVNLVVSLLAKTEFGVGRTVGRVNNPKNDWMFDDSWGVDVAVNTPRLMTALVEEAVEIGDLVRLLTLQTGVSSLVEFTVPSDSYIVGATVGSIQWPADSTLVAILRDEAPITPSIDDVVDGGDELFFISTIPAEDDLRELLGARRRSDPEHPDPTPS from the coding sequence GTGAAGGTAGTCATTGCCGGGGCCGGCAGCGTGGGCTCGTCCATCGCCCGGGAACTGCTGGCGCACGGCCATGAGATCCTGCTCATCGATCCGAAGCCGGAAGTGATCGGCCGCAGCGGCCTGCGCGGCGCGCGTTGGCTGGTCGGCGATGCCTGCGAAATCAGCACTTTGCGGGAAGCGAAGCTCGACGAGGCCGACGTCGTGGTCTCGGCGACCGGCGATGACAAAGTCAACCTGGTGGTCTCCTTGCTGGCCAAAACCGAGTTCGGCGTCGGCCGCACCGTGGGCCGGGTGAACAATCCGAAAAACGACTGGATGTTCGATGATTCCTGGGGCGTCGACGTCGCGGTGAACACGCCCCGGCTGATGACCGCCTTGGTCGAGGAAGCCGTCGAGATCGGCGACCTGGTCCGGCTGCTGACCCTGCAGACCGGAGTGTCTTCGCTCGTCGAATTCACGGTTCCGAGCGATTCATATATCGTCGGCGCCACGGTCGGCTCGATCCAATGGCCGGCCGATTCGACCTTGGTCGCGATCCTGCGCGACGAAGCCCCGATCACGCCGAGCATCGACGATGTGGTCGACGGCGGCGACGAACTGTTCTTCATCAGCACGATTCCGGCTGAGGACGATCTCAGGGAACTGCTGGGCGCCCGTCGCCGCTCGGATCCGGAGCATCCGGATCCGACGCCGAGCTAG
- a CDS encoding potassium channel family protein, whose amino-acid sequence MAHYVIMGCGRVGATLAHTLEDSGHSVAIIDQDDRAFRRLRNGFSGRKVTGIGFDRETLKQADIEQAYAFAAVSSGDNSNVLATRVARETFHVEHVVARIYDPGRAEIYQRLGIPTVAAVRWSADQVLRRILPEQSISGDFREPSGRLILSEVSLHDGWIGRHLDDIEHASGARVAYLTRFGEGILPGSETSYQQGDTVHVILEVAKMADIERILASAPAKESE is encoded by the coding sequence GTGGCGCATTACGTGATCATGGGGTGCGGCCGGGTGGGCGCCACGCTGGCGCATACGCTGGAAGACTCCGGGCACTCGGTAGCCATCATCGACCAGGACGACCGGGCCTTCCGCAGACTGCGCAATGGCTTCAGCGGACGCAAGGTGACCGGCATCGGCTTCGACCGGGAAACCCTCAAGCAGGCGGACATCGAACAGGCCTACGCCTTCGCAGCGGTCTCCAGCGGTGACAATTCCAATGTCCTGGCCACCCGGGTCGCCCGCGAAACCTTCCATGTCGAACACGTCGTGGCCAGGATCTACGATCCCGGCCGAGCCGAAATCTACCAGCGGTTGGGCATCCCCACGGTAGCCGCGGTGCGTTGGAGCGCCGACCAGGTGCTGCGCCGGATCCTGCCGGAACAGAGCATCAGCGGCGACTTCCGCGAGCCGTCGGGGCGGCTGATCCTCAGCGAAGTTTCACTGCATGACGGCTGGATCGGCCGGCATCTCGATGACATCGAACATGCCAGCGGCGCCCGGGTGGCCTATTTGACCCGCTTCGGCGAGGGGATCCTGCCGGGCAGCGAAACCAGCTACCAGCAGGGCGACACCGTGCACGTGATCCTGGAGGTCGCGAAAATGGCGGACATCGAACGGATTCTGGCCAGTGCGCCAGCTAAGGAGTCAGAGTGA
- a CDS encoding APC family permease, with amino-acid sequence MLTFFNALKRVLVGRPFRNDRLAHTLLPKRIALPIFASDALSSVAYAPDEILLTLALAGAAAVTISPLVGLAVMIVLITVVASYRQNVHAYPSGGGDYEIANTNLGKFAGLTVASALLVDYVLTVAVSMSAAANYLATAVPGMHGSQAWIAVIGVVILALVNLRGIKEAGTVFAIPTYIFMVCILGMTVVGIIQGVTGTLGQAPSAQFEIIPVPEYEQGIVGLAGAFLLLRAFSSGAAALTGVEAISNGVPNFRKPKSKNAATTLLLLGAVAAAMLAGILYLANATKVHIVQDPATEFLINGQPPPADYVQNPAISQIASTVFGSGSVIFFIIVAATGVILVFASNTAFNGFPVLASILAKDGYLPRQLRTRGDRLAYSNGVLALAAGALVLIIAFDADVTKLIQLYIVGVFISFTASQLGMILHWGRRLKLVKERAERLRIIKSRTINTLGFSMTLSVLVIVLITKFEQGAWIALLAMLVLFLIMWSIQSHYRNVARELAVDEDASPRALPTRVHAVLLVSHVRKPVLRALAFARASRPSQLDAIVVDNDSEETQETVAQWEKLKIPVPLTVLASPYRETVTPIMEYVKNIRRESPRDLIVVYIPEYVVGKWWEQLVHNQTALRIKTRLHFEPGVMVASVPWQLKSSESARRFQELD; translated from the coding sequence GTGCTGACCTTTTTCAACGCCCTGAAACGGGTTCTCGTCGGACGGCCGTTCCGCAATGACCGGCTCGCGCACACCCTTTTGCCCAAACGCATCGCCTTGCCGATCTTCGCTTCGGATGCGCTTTCATCGGTGGCCTACGCACCCGATGAAATCCTGCTGACCTTGGCTCTGGCCGGAGCCGCCGCGGTGACCATTTCGCCACTGGTCGGGCTGGCCGTGATGATCGTGCTGATCACCGTGGTGGCTTCCTACCGGCAGAATGTGCACGCTTACCCGTCCGGCGGCGGCGACTACGAGATCGCGAACACCAACCTCGGCAAGTTCGCCGGTCTGACCGTGGCTTCTGCGCTGCTGGTCGACTATGTGCTCACCGTCGCAGTTTCGATGTCCGCAGCGGCGAATTACTTGGCCACCGCGGTGCCCGGAATGCACGGCAGCCAGGCCTGGATCGCGGTGATCGGCGTGGTGATCCTCGCCCTGGTCAACTTGCGTGGGATCAAAGAGGCCGGCACCGTTTTCGCGATCCCGACGTACATCTTCATGGTCTGCATCTTGGGCATGACTGTGGTCGGCATCATCCAAGGCGTGACCGGCACGTTGGGGCAAGCGCCGAGTGCGCAGTTCGAAATCATCCCGGTGCCGGAGTACGAGCAGGGCATTGTGGGGCTGGCCGGCGCCTTTTTGCTGCTCCGGGCTTTTTCCTCCGGGGCTGCTGCCCTGACCGGCGTGGAAGCGATCAGCAACGGCGTGCCGAACTTCCGCAAGCCGAAGTCCAAGAACGCCGCCACCACGTTGTTGCTGCTCGGCGCGGTTGCGGCAGCGATGCTGGCCGGCATCCTCTACCTGGCCAATGCCACCAAAGTCCACATCGTGCAGGACCCGGCGACCGAGTTCCTGATCAATGGCCAACCGCCGCCCGCGGACTACGTGCAGAACCCGGCGATCAGCCAGATCGCTTCCACGGTCTTCGGTTCCGGATCGGTGATCTTCTTCATCATCGTGGCGGCCACCGGGGTGATCCTGGTGTTCGCTTCGAACACCGCCTTCAACGGGTTCCCGGTGTTGGCCTCGATCCTGGCCAAGGACGGCTATCTGCCGCGGCAGCTGCGCACCCGTGGCGACCGCTTGGCGTACAGCAACGGCGTGCTCGCTTTGGCAGCTGGCGCGCTCGTGCTGATCATCGCGTTCGACGCCGACGTGACGAAGCTGATCCAGCTGTACATCGTCGGCGTGTTCATCTCCTTCACGGCCAGCCAACTCGGCATGATCCTGCACTGGGGACGCCGGTTGAAGCTGGTCAAGGAGCGCGCGGAGCGGCTGCGGATCATCAAGTCGCGGACCATCAACACGCTGGGCTTCTCGATGACTTTGTCGGTTTTGGTGATCGTGTTGATCACCAAGTTCGAGCAGGGGGCTTGGATCGCCTTGTTGGCGATGCTGGTCCTGTTCCTGATCATGTGGAGCATCCAATCCCACTACCGCAATGTGGCCCGCGAGCTGGCGGTCGACGAGGATGCCTCGCCACGGGCATTGCCCACTCGGGTGCACGCGGTGCTGCTGGTTTCGCACGTGCGCAAACCGGTGCTGCGGGCCCTGGCGTTCGCCCGGGCTTCGCGGCCCTCGCAGCTGGACGCGATCGTGGTGGATAACGATTCCGAGGAGACCCAGGAAACCGTTGCGCAGTGGGAGAAGCTGAAAATTCCGGTGCCGCTGACGGTCTTGGCCAGTCCGTACCGGGAAACCGTGACGCCGATCATGGAATACGTGAAAAACATCCGACGCGAATCGCCGAGGGACCTGATCGTGGTCTACATCCCGGAATACGTGGTGGGCAAATGGTGGGAACAGCTGGTGCACAACCAGACCGCGTTGCGAATCAAGACCAGGCTGCACTTCGAGCCCGGCGTCATGGTGGCATCCGTGCCGTGGCAGCTCAAGTCCTCGGAATCCGCTCGGCGTTTCCAAGAACTCGACTAG
- a CDS encoding class I SAM-dependent RNA methyltransferase: MTEAQGKREVPGTAGAATKEVILEIGPVAHGGHFVARLAGDAGSTGYADSAGDTDSMGNAGSAGDRSGAVSDDAAVAGSGLAKASRRVVFVRHAVPGERVRAILTEAEADAAFWRADVVEVLAESVEFAGARVAHFWPEADSGRAHSAGTLPIGGAEFGHLRLPAQRALKAMVLAEQLQRLAGLEVTTEVQEVPGEDPTGLGWRTRTGFAVTPEGRLGMHAHRSHEVIAVQDMPLADRRIRDLALWDLDFSGLDRVEVAAPTSGDGPLVLLSGTKQAAARLARELPGGVSAAHWDAKSSRVSALRGRPWLRESVPATPGSGSAPEFRVSGDGFWQIHRKAPEVLSDTVRAYLGDFLSAGSAAADLYAGAGLFTSLLADAVGPTGRVLSIEGSPVTSKDAMRNFDGRAEVLVRPGRVDRVLAAVARENGVLPGAGKLDAVVLDPPRAGAGKNVVKQICASGARAVAYVSCDPASFARDVAYFAAEGWQLAELRAFDLYPNTHHLETAALLLPTA; the protein is encoded by the coding sequence ATGACTGAGGCGCAGGGCAAGCGCGAGGTGCCGGGAACAGCCGGCGCTGCGACGAAGGAAGTAATTCTGGAGATCGGTCCGGTGGCGCATGGCGGCCACTTCGTCGCCCGCTTGGCGGGGGATGCCGGTTCGACGGGATATGCCGATTCGGCGGGGGATACCGATTCGATGGGGAATGCCGGCTCGGCCGGGGACCGATCCGGTGCAGTGTCGGATGATGCTGCCGTCGCCGGGTCCGGGCTGGCCAAAGCCAGCCGCCGGGTGGTCTTCGTGCGGCATGCGGTGCCCGGCGAACGGGTCCGGGCGATCCTGACCGAAGCTGAAGCAGATGCGGCATTCTGGCGCGCCGACGTGGTCGAAGTGCTTGCTGAATCGGTGGAATTCGCCGGGGCCCGGGTGGCCCATTTCTGGCCGGAGGCGGACTCCGGCCGAGCACATTCCGCAGGGACGTTGCCGATCGGCGGCGCGGAATTCGGGCATCTGCGTCTGCCGGCGCAGCGGGCCTTGAAAGCCATGGTTTTGGCCGAGCAATTGCAGCGGCTCGCCGGACTCGAGGTGACCACTGAGGTGCAGGAGGTTCCGGGTGAAGATCCGACCGGCCTGGGTTGGCGGACCCGGACCGGATTCGCGGTCACTCCCGAGGGCCGGCTCGGCATGCATGCGCACCGCTCGCATGAGGTGATTGCGGTCCAGGACATGCCGCTGGCCGACCGGAGGATCCGGGATCTGGCGTTGTGGGATCTGGACTTCAGCGGACTCGATCGTGTCGAAGTGGCAGCGCCGACGTCGGGGGACGGTCCGTTGGTCTTGCTCTCCGGAACGAAGCAGGCGGCGGCGCGGCTTGCCCGGGAACTGCCCGGCGGAGTTTCCGCAGCCCACTGGGACGCCAAGAGCAGCCGGGTCTCGGCGCTGCGTGGCCGCCCGTGGTTGCGCGAATCGGTGCCGGCTACGCCGGGATCGGGTTCCGCCCCGGAATTCCGGGTCAGTGGTGACGGATTCTGGCAGATCCACCGCAAGGCCCCGGAGGTGCTTTCGGACACGGTACGCGCGTATCTGGGCGACTTCCTCAGTGCCGGATCGGCTGCTGCGGACCTCTATGCCGGAGCGGGATTGTTCACGTCGCTGCTCGCCGATGCCGTCGGCCCCACCGGGAGGGTGCTTTCCATCGAGGGCTCGCCGGTGACCAGCAAAGACGCGATGCGCAATTTCGACGGCCGCGCCGAGGTGCTGGTCCGGCCCGGCCGGGTGGATCGGGTGCTTGCGGCGGTGGCTCGGGAAAACGGGGTGCTGCCCGGTGCCGGCAAGCTCGATGCCGTAGTTCTGGACCCGCCGCGTGCCGGGGCGGGCAAAAATGTGGTGAAACAGATTTGCGCCAGCGGGGCGCGAGCGGTGGCTTACGTTTCCTGCGATCCGGCATCATTCGCCCGCGACGTGGCGTACTTTGCTGCTGAGGGTTGGCAGTTGGCCGAGTTGCGCGCCTTCGACCTCTACCCGAACACTCACCACTTGGAAACCGCGGCCCTGCTGCTGCCGACCGCCTGA
- a CDS encoding HNH endonuclease signature motif containing protein has product MGTHAPSTAEARIARARGTAAEAIAGLLGCFDSSNAAELLAAADALEALARQVAYGQVLAAAAIDRDCPAAARAPFRNTADFLQARLRIPRSEAKRRLGVAGKLLPAHSLTGEPVPAGYPRLGVVASSGAACLQGLSKAMDALDTAQSILRGRSWPQQLHPQDSELLGRMETSLAEALVARDPDFLSPLVKRWLTLLDQDGTAPEESELKHRQGLFRRGEYRGLNHFELWADPAQTETLLAVLNAGNNPRSSGNSSGNRGQADAPADRRSAPQRQLDTLVSALAAALSTDSLPATGGHRPQVQVTIDYRHLLGEIHSRRPGRSGSGGAAAMVSSAEFTGPINPGTIRRIACDAELIPVVLGGAGEVLDLGRRRRLFSRSQRAALFARDRGCTFPDCTIPASWCEAHHIQSWRDGGATSVQNGALLCSHHHHLIHQGDWQLDNRLGLPRFRPPPWIDPQQRALRNNYHRLDAVA; this is encoded by the coding sequence ATGGGAACCCACGCTCCGTCGACTGCCGAAGCCCGCATAGCGCGGGCTCGGGGCACGGCGGCCGAGGCAATTGCCGGACTCCTTGGCTGCTTCGACTCGTCAAATGCCGCCGAACTGCTGGCCGCGGCCGATGCCCTCGAGGCGTTGGCCCGGCAGGTGGCTTACGGCCAAGTCCTGGCCGCAGCAGCCATCGATCGTGATTGTCCGGCCGCAGCCCGGGCGCCGTTCCGCAATACCGCGGATTTCCTGCAGGCCCGGCTGCGCATCCCCCGGAGCGAGGCCAAGCGCCGGCTCGGCGTGGCTGGGAAACTCTTGCCGGCGCACAGCCTGACCGGAGAACCGGTTCCGGCCGGATACCCGCGGCTCGGCGTGGTGGCCAGCAGCGGTGCCGCCTGCCTGCAGGGGCTCAGCAAAGCGATGGATGCGCTCGACACCGCGCAGAGCATCCTCCGTGGCCGGTCCTGGCCGCAGCAGCTTCACCCGCAGGATTCCGAGCTGCTGGGCCGGATGGAAACGAGTCTGGCCGAAGCGCTGGTTGCGCGGGACCCTGATTTCCTGAGCCCGCTGGTCAAACGATGGCTGACGCTTTTGGACCAGGACGGCACTGCGCCGGAGGAATCCGAGCTGAAACACCGGCAAGGGCTTTTCCGACGTGGCGAATACCGCGGACTGAACCATTTCGAGCTTTGGGCCGATCCAGCCCAGACCGAAACCTTGCTGGCCGTGCTGAATGCTGGGAACAACCCGCGCAGTAGCGGGAACAGTAGCGGGAACCGCGGCCAGGCGGACGCCCCAGCAGATCGACGGAGTGCGCCGCAGCGGCAGCTCGACACCCTGGTCAGTGCCCTGGCCGCAGCGCTGAGCACCGATTCGTTGCCGGCAACCGGCGGGCACAGGCCACAGGTCCAAGTCACCATCGACTACCGGCATTTGCTCGGCGAAATCCACTCCCGACGTCCCGGGCGCTCCGGCTCCGGGGGCGCTGCTGCCATGGTTTCCTCCGCAGAGTTCACCGGCCCGATCAACCCGGGAACCATTCGCCGGATCGCTTGTGACGCCGAGCTGATCCCGGTAGTCCTCGGCGGAGCCGGCGAGGTGCTCGACCTCGGCCGCAGACGACGTTTGTTCAGCCGGAGCCAGCGGGCTGCGCTCTTCGCCCGGGATCGCGGTTGCACTTTCCCGGATTGCACGATCCCGGCCAGTTGGTGCGAAGCGCACCACATCCAAAGCTGGCGGGACGGCGGTGCGACCTCGGTCCAGAACGGCGCGCTGCTCTGCTCGCATCACCACCATCTGATCCACCAAGGCGATTGGCAGCTGGACAACCGGCTAGGACTCCCCCGGTTCAGACCGCCGCCATGGATCGATCCGCAACAGCGCGCCTTGCGGAACAATTATCACCGACTGGATGCGGTGGCCTAG